The Opitutales bacterium DNA window AGCATCGTTTCCTGAGACTCGGATTTGTCCCATATGGCTGACATCAAAGAGACCTACCGATTGGCGCACACGGCGATGTTCCTCGAGTATGCTGCTATACTGCACGGGCATAGACCAACCTGCGAAGGGAACCATACGTGCTCCGCGTTCAAGGTGTAGCGGTGCGAGGGGAGTCTCTTTCAGGTTTTCCATTCTCAAGGAGCCTCTTGCTCTTCTTGTTGAATGCAAACCATTGCCGTCATCTGGGCGGGATTTTCGGACACACAAAAAAGCTCCGGAATCTCTAATGATACGGAGCTTAAAAAAAATGGCATCCCGTAGGGGATTCGAACCCCTGTCGCCAGGATGAAAACCTGGTGTCCTAGGCCTGACTAGACGAACGGGACGTATGCCAAAGGCTTCAAAGATGCTCTCACGTTTCGTTCTCGCAAGCCTTTTTTAGGGAAATGTCGCGTTGTAGGTGTAACCAAGCAGTGCAGGGCTACCCCATATTTCGTAGGGTGATCGCGAGAGCGATTGCCGTCGAGGCCCCTCAATAGCTCTCTGTAGGCTCTGCTGAAGAGGTATTTTCTTCATTGCTAAGGAACTTACGGTCTGGGGGGGTAAAGAGGTCTTCCGGAAGCTGTTGATTTGAAGCGACTCGGTTGAAATTGAGCTAACCTAAGAGGGAATTGTCTGCGAGAATGTCATATTCAGCAGGCCAGAGGGTATTGTTTGTCTGCATGTAGCGTTTGATGATGATGCTACGCGTTTCAACGCGACCGTTGGCGCGCAGTTTAAAGTGATAAGCGGTAGGTAGAAAGCTCGTGGCATCGATGTCGTAATCGATACGATGCCCTGTGGGCAGGAAGGCCCGGATCACATGTTGGTCTCCTGTCGGCTCGCTCTTTTTTTCGATATAGCTGAAGTAGACCTCCTTCTCTGCATAGTTAAAGAATTTGGGAAACATTTGATGGTCAAAAAGGAGCGCTGCTCCCTCAGATTCGGTGAACCAACGGTAGGTCGGTTCGCCGCGAAAATATTCGACTGACCAGGCTCTGTCGGGAATGGCAATCCAGTAGAACTCAATGGGACGACCTGACAAGTTGCGACGTCTTTCGATACGTATCTGATTATCGCGTGTCTTGAAAATGAAGGTCTCGTAAGTGTCTTTGAGGTAGGTTTCTTTGCCACTAAGGACCAGGTTTTGTATGTTTTCGCGCGCTTCGCGGCCACCTAGGGCGTTGATTGCATTTGCGATAACTTTAAGAGCCGCAGGATCTGATTGTGTTGGCGCAACATCTTTCGAGGGCAGCTTATCTATGGCGTTTTGAGCGCGGATGCAAGGAATCATCAGGAGCGGAGTAACTAGAGTGACAAATATCCTGAGTGCATGCATTGGGGATGAAGAAGAGATTAAATGGCAGTGCCAGAGGGAAGGAGGAAGTCGGTATCGTGCTCGATCCAGCTACGCAGGCTATGCCAGCAGGAGCTCAGCAGCTTATCATCGAGTTCCGCGATTTGCGGTTCTGCGATGGCGTGGCGCAAGAGTGTCGTCATAGAATCTAGAATGAGCTGGGGTTGTCGGGGAAGCCAGGCCTCTATCACAGGAAAGCCTTCTGCGCGTAGCAGCCGGGTGATTCCTTTAAGTAGGACTGCGCTGAAGTGGGGGTGCATGTGAAATGCATCGAGAACTGTCTCGGTATACTCAAATACATCGGCAGGATCTGGAAAATGAGAAGCGTTTAGCCGGAGGAATGTAGCAAAATAGCAGGACGCTTGCAGGCGTTTCCACGGCTTCGCGATTGCACTGCGATCAGTAACGAGCTGCCATTCCCGGATGAAGGGCGAGTCCTCGGGATTTTTTTTGGGATGGTCGTAGGTGATGTCGCAGGTTGCGAGGAGAGGCGGAGGTGGGGTGGATGATTTTTGTGACAGGCGGAAGAAGGTCGTCTTCAAGCCTTCATGGGAGAGCCATACCTGTCGGAGGACTTTTCCCCGATACTCTTCGAAGTGCAACAAGTGACCGATCATGGTCCAGGAACGTCTCCCATCAACTTGCTGATGGTTCCGGGGCTTGTTCAGAGATGGCCTTTGACGGGCTGGGTGGCACCACGGCACCTCCGGAAATGATGAGTTTCATTCCATCGCCCACCGCCATATCCAGTTTGATTACATCCTCTTTTGGGACCATGAGCAGGAAGCCACTGGTGGGGTTGGGCGTTGTCGGTACGAAGACATTGAGCATCTGCTTCGACGTTTTTTCCTGAACCTCACCCTGGGTGTTTCCAGTCATAAAGCCGACGGCCCACATGCCCTTGCGGGGATATTCTACGAGTACCGTTTCTTGAAAAATGGCTTTCTGTTGCTGGGCGAAGGTATTAACGATCTGCTTAACCGATTTATAGATCGTGTTAATGAAGGGCAGGCGGACCACAAACTGTTCACCAATGTTTAAAAGGAACCGAGCGAAGAAGAGCTTCGATAGCCACCCGACTAAGGTGATCAGGAGAGCCACGATAACAATCGACGCACACCCGAGTACAAAGCTCCAAAATCCGCTCTGTAACTGCTCGTCGAAGACACGTCCGAAGAAGATGTTGGCAGCAGTCTTGCCGACGCGATCGACAAGAAAAGAGAGGACAAATAGTGTGACACCGAGTGGGGCTACGAGGACGAGGCCGGATATGAATCCGTTGCGCAAAGATCGAATCATGTTAATTTAAAATTCCTAGATGGGGAGTCGGAGAAGCCGGAGCTGTTCCGAATTTTCAAAAAACAAATATGTAATCGGTGCTAACGCGCGGCCTCCTTGACGGGCGGGGGTGCTTGGTCACGGGTGGGAAACCGACTCAGGGCTTCACGCAAGTTCTCAATAAATTCCTCGACGATGCGTGACCATGTGAGGTGCTCCATGGCTTGTCGGCCACGATTGCGTATCTCATCCCAAGTACCTTGTGCAGCCAATGCCCGGTCGCATGCACGGATAAAATCAACGTCATCATTGAACGCCGCGATGAAGCCTTGACTGCCGTCCTCTATATATTGCCGCGGTGCGGCGTAATCGTAAGCAATGGGCACGAGGCCACTGGCCATCGCTTCTGTGACTACATTGCCAAATGTTTCAGTGACCGATGGAAAGATAAACAAGTCTGCGGAAGCATAGTGCTGGGCTAGACCCTCTCCGCGTTGCATTCCGGGATAGATGAATTCGGGATGTCGTCGCATCACATTGGCTCGCTCAGGGCCATCGCCCACCATCACGCACTGTGTCCCGGGCCGCAGGGCACGTAGGTGCTGCATTGCTTCAATGGTGAGCGGTAGATTTTTCTCTGCAGCGATGCGTCCGACGTAGAGGGCGACGATATCTGAGTCACTCGCTCCCCATTCAGTGCGTAGCTCAGGATTTCGTTTCTCAGGAGAAAAAAGAGCCGTATCCACGCCCCGACCCAAGAGCCGTAAGTTCTGTAGGCCCATAGTCTCCAGCTGATTAATGGAGTCCGGTGACGGTGCAAACGTCGCCAGAGTGCGGTTGTGAAACCAACGCAAATACGAACCTGTGGCGTCCTTTAAGAACGGGAGGTTGTAGTTGGCCATGTAATGGTTGAAGTTGGTGTGGAAGCCTGAGACTACCGGAACCTGGAGGCGCTCAGCCGCTCCAATGGTGGAGAAGCCCAGGGGGCCCTCAGTTGCGATGTAGGCGATGTCGGGCTGCCAAGCTTTCCAGACGTGCTCAATCTTTGATCCACTTGGCAGGCCAAAGTTTAGGGAGTCATACCCTGGAATCGGGAGCCCCGCGACGCAGACTTCTCGAAATTCATGATGGTGATCAGAAATTTTTTCGTGTTTCTGTTTGGGCCGAATCACCAGGACTTCGTGTCCCGCTGCAACTAGGCCACGGGCGATGCGGCTGAGGGTCATTGCCACCCCGTTTACTTCCGGAGGGAAGGTCTCAGTGATAATGGCTATCCTCATATTTTAGTTCAAAGGCTTGAGGATGGATTTGCCGTGATAGAGGAAGTAATACGGAATTTAGTTCTGTTCCTCGTCCGGAACTTGCGCCCGAATCATGGCATTGAGAAATCCTTGTCCCAGCCGTGAGGCCATCATGGTTTCGATCTGTGCCAGTTCAGTATCGAGCGCGCCATCGTCTTTGGCGATCTCCGGAGTTTCCTTTTTGATAACGTAGGCAAAGTAGCCTGTGTCGCCGGAGGTGATCATCGGCGAGGTCTCACCTGGGCTTAAGTTGGTCAGGGCATTGAGAACCGGGAAGGCTAAATCAGTCGGGCGCTGTTGGCTTGTGAAGTCTTCGAAGACCTGAGTCTGGAATCCTGTATTTTCCGCAATATACAGTAGGTCTCGTCCATCCAGGAACATCTCGATCGTGGCATCTAAGGGAAGAACCAGCTCACTTTCTAGAACGGCCTGTTTGAACGAGGCACCCTCTGTGATACTTGAATTGATGTCGTCGGAGATACGCACTCCGGCTTCCGAAAATAGACGATCTTTTTCCGCGCGACGGAAATCGCGGTCTACGCGAAAGCGCACATCTGCCAACTCGGGGATAAAGGCTTCCTGACGTCCCTTGAGAAAGAAGATTCCGAAATCTCCATTTGTCAGACGAACTGCATCTGTAAAGCCGCGGCTGTCATCAAGGGTATGCAGCATTGCGGGGAGGTCTTCTGGCATGTTTTGCCCGAGCCGTGCTGCACGTTCTGTGGCGCTCACCGCAGGTAGATCCACGGCTTCGAGACCGCGGTTAGCGAGTAGGTCAGTCACCTCTTCGCTTCCAAAGGGAGCGTTGAGTTCATAGAGATCGTAAGCCAGGTCGGAGGCGCGCTGTTCGGCTAAGCGGGTTGCCTCGCGCGTGGTGGCTTCAATGGTGTAGTCAGCAAGCACTGCATCACGAACGAGGTCTAGAGTCACCTCCCCAGGCTCGCCGTCTTCGTTGACCGGTGCCTGATCATCGTATCTCCCGGCGTTTTCATCTAGGTAGGCCTGGAGCGTTTCCTCGTCTGGGGTGACAGAGACTTCTTCTTTGAGTGTTTCTACTTGGAAGGACACCCAGGCCGATTCTACCTTTTCAGGAACCTCATAAGCAGGCGCGTTCAAATCGAAATATTGCTGCAGCGTTTCGTCGGTGACTTCGATTTTCGGATCGAAGGTGGCTTTATTAAATTCCGCTACTTCGACGCTATATCGAATACGTTTCACTTGCTGGCTCATGAGTGCTTCAGAGGGCAGTGAGAACCCCTGTGCGCCCAAGACTTTCTCGAGCTCGCTAATGCGAAAGGAGTTTTGGATGGTCCATTCTACATCTTTTTCTGTCAGTGATGGGTTTGTGTCTAGGCTGTCCAAAAACTGTAGATAGGCCTGGTTGTCAAAATTGCCATCGGGTGTTTGGAACAGGCGCAAGGTAGGGATGAATGCTTTCACTTCACGAGCGCCCGGTGTTGGGATGTTGAATTCGTCTGCTAAGGCTAGTGAGCTGATACGGGACATCATGGAAAATTGCACCATCTGCTCATTCATGGGGGGGCGCCCAGTTTCCAGCATGGTCGCTATCTGAGCGTCGCGCGTCCATTTTTCGGCCACTGCGTTTTGGCTAAAATCGTGTCCGAAAAAGGTAGTCGATTCGCCACGGCGTTCGGTGCCGGCGCAGCCCGGTGTGTTACCTATAGTGAAAACGAAAGGAATCAGAAGGACGACGAGCAGGATGCTAAAAATCCAATTTCCGTTCTTTGCCAGGCGGTCTTGTATCCAGGATATCATGAGTGTCTCAGTCGGAGAAATAAACCGGACATTGCGTCGATTAGCGCGCGGCCTGTCAACGGTTTCTGAGCTTGTGCTTATTGCACATCTTTAGCGATGCCTGGCTGGTCTACTCGCTCGTGAAGGGATCGGCGTTTTCGCAGCCGACTTCGGCATCGATACGTTTCTGTAGAACCATCAAATTGAAAGTGAAAAATCCATAAGCTTCCTCGCCCTCCCAATGCATGGGCATTTCACAACAGATCTCAAAGACGTATTCGGGGAGAGAATTATTGTAGTTAAGAAAATGCTCCCCTTTCATGACGAAAATATAGTTGAGGAGTCCGAAGCCGCGCGCGAAGACGAAGTTTGCGGTTTGTGGGTCAGGGCAGCTGTTCACAATCTCTCCCAAAGTATACTTTGCTAATTTTCTGCTGATTTCACAGCGCAACTTTTCGCCATTTAGCTCTTTGATGTCCTCCTGGAATCGCTCGTCTTGAAGCTCAAGAGACATCAACAAGAAATTCTCGTAGAGGAGTTTGGTCTCTACGGGTTTTATTTGTTCAGCATAGGCCTCAAAACGGTCCATGCATCGAAAGTCGACCAGAACAAGCTAAACCTGACTACGGGTTCTTGAGGGCTTGCTGAACATGTATGATGGTCTCTGCGACATCAACAGGTTCGTGTTCCTCGTCTTCTGATACGGGCTCAAGCTCATCGTGTATATTTACGATCTTGCTGTGTTTTTTGCGCTCGGCTTTTTCCTGACGCCTGCGCTCAAATTCGCGGAATGAAATGACTTCGAAACTTCCGTCTAAGTGCTCCACTAGAGCAGTAAGGGACTCAACCCAATCGCCTGAATTGAGGTAGTGGACGTTGTCGATCCATTTGTTGGCAGGGGTATGGATGTGGCCGCAGATGATACCGCAGCAATTATGCTTTTGAGCGAGGTGCTGAAGCTGTTCCTCGTATTTACCCACAAAGTTTACTGCTGACTTCACTTTGGCCTTAATCGCTTTCGAAAGCGAGTAATACTCTTTGCCCCGCCAGGCGCGGTATTTGTTATAGAGTCGATTGATTTTGAGCAGTGATTGATAGCCGATGTCGCCGATCACAGCCAACCACTTGTGATTGGTGGTGACTGCATCAAATCCATCACCGTGGACCACCAGGTAATCGCCTTCCACCCCGTGGTGGATGTGGCTCTCGACAATGCGTAGGCGATCGAGTTCGAGAGGTAGAAACCGCGTCAAGATGTCATCGTGATTGCCCCGGGTATAGATGACCTCGAGGTTTTTCTTTTCGAGTTTCTTAAGGATCAATCGGATGCAGCGGGTGTGACCTTTGGTCCAACCCCCTTTGCGTGACAGGCTCCAGCCATCAATGATGTCTCCGTTTAGAACAAGCTTCTCAGAATGGCTGTGCTTTAGGAAATGGTTTACCTCATCGATCTTACACTCTTCAGTTCCCAGATGAATATCTGACAAGAATATCGTGCGGAATTTGAGAGTAGTAGCCATCGCGCTTGAGTCTTGAGTAATAAACCGTCGTTGTCCTGGGTCAAAATGAATTAGGGTCTGAGACTCGAATATTACACTTCCGTTGCAGTTGTCGCAAATTTGAAACCGAAAAGTGTTGGGTTTCGTGCAGAGCGATTTCTGGCTAAGAGTCCAAAGCGGTTGCTTCGTATTTCGGGGGTTGCTTTCTGAATAAAGCATCCGTTAAGGGGAATGGGCAAGATGATGATTAGAACCTACTTACGTATCCAGTTCTCAACCCCATTTCTTGATTCAGCATGGGTATAATCACTGAAAGAGAAGGGTGGCAGGAGCCAATTATCCAATTTTCGGTCTACGCCGATAATAAGGTCGGTAGGCTGAATGAACTGATTGGTGCGCTCACTCACCGAGAGCTACATATCCTAGCGTTCACGGTGATCGATACGACTGACAGCGCTATCATCCGAATGGTTTGTGATTACCACAGTGAAGCTCGAGATATCCTAAAGCAGAAAGGCTTTGCTTTTAACGAAGTGGAAGTGTTTGCGGTAGAAGTGTCCCAACTGTCAGATGTGCATAAGGTCACCTGTGCGTTGGTTCAAGCGGAGGTGAATGTGCATTATATCTATCCCTTTATTGGGCGTGCCAATGGCTCTTCGGCCTTTGTGCTCAGAATGGAGGACAATGATATTGCCACCTCCATTTTGAAGACTTCTGGCATCAAGGTCCTCAGTCGCAACGACCTGACTCGTTAGCAGCGCAGTTTAGAAATTGAACTCGGACTTAATTTTTTCGATCCGCTCAGCTGTGGTTTCCAAGATGGAAGGGATATCATTTTCTTTCAGAGCAGTAATCTCATAAATTTGCTCTACGTCCTCGACTAAAAACGGGTCGGCTTCTCCTTCTGCGCGCCACTGGTCGCCAAGATGGGTGGAAAGGTAGAGCAGGCAGGTCATGACACGTTGATCGGGAGCATCGAAAGGCGATACTTGAAAACGCACTGGTAAAATAACTTCCTGAGTAAATTTCCAGCATTCCATAAGGACGCCGCCGATATCTCCAAAGTGCATACCCAAGATGCGTTGCTCCAGCTCGGGCGAGACTTGTCCGTCCTCTACCTCATCATAGAAAGACAACCCTGCTTCGAGCGTGCATTGATTTACCACAACCTTTCCTATGCCGTGAAGTAGTCCGATAGTGTAGGCCGTGTCGTGATTGACACCCACTGCTTTTGCGAAGGTCTCTAACATGACAGCCCGAATGATGGAAATTTCCCAAAGTTCGCCTGCCTTCAATTTGTAGACTGGTGCGGCCGCTCCCATAAACTGTTTGGCTGCGACTAAGCCGACGAGTCGATGGACCTCGCGAAACCCTAAACGCTGAACGGCTTCCATGATGTTCTCGCTTGGGATCGAACCTCCGTAAAAACTACTATTGCTCAATCGGACAACCTGTGCAGCCAGCGTCGCATCCATCCGAATAAGTTTCACCAGATCATTTAGATCTGAGTCGGGATTTTGCATGCAGCTCTGGATCTTAGATAAGATCTGAGGTGTCGGCGGCAGTTCCTCCGCGAGCTTGAGAATCTTTGATCGATCGAGCAAAGGCATGTAAACAAAGTCGGAGCCTGTATCCATCGCTTGAGGACGCTTTGAATAGAGGAATTATGCGGCGACTTTGCATTCTTCATAGATTTGTTGCAGAATAGCCGTCTTTAGCGTCGCAGCTAAGAGTCGAATCTTTCAGTTCTCAAACTCCCTAAGTAGATGCGCATTGGATTCATCGACCCTGTTCCATCACAAGAAAACGCCCAGTTTTATCTGGGTGCTCGCTTGGCCTGTTTGGAAGAGGGGGTTGATTTCGCGGTCCACTCGGACCTTTCGATTCTGAACGACCAGACGGTCTCTGGTATGATTCTCAATAATCTTGCAGGAGACTTTGAGAATGAGGCTCGGGGATTTCTTGGACCCAGCTTTCCGATGGTATGCATCTCGCGTAAGGAGACCATAGCAAGTCGTGTCTTTTGGGACTACAAGCGTGCGCTTAAAGAAGCATTGCAACACCTGGTAGAGCTGGGGCATCGCAACATCGTTTTCATCTGTTATGCTGCCGAGAGAGAGCCATTTTACAAAGAGCGTATTGAGGCCTTTAAAGCAGTGGTGTCTACGCATTTTGAGGATGTTCTCGTTCCATTTTATATTCTTGAGGCAGATGACCCTGAAGATGCGCGGAAGCGTATCGGGGAGGTAATTTTAGAAAATCCTGAAATTTCTGCTATTGTCTCGGGTATCAACCATCTCGGATTGAGTTTGCGCACAGCGGTGGAGCTTCAGGGCAAGCGGATTCCTCGGGATGTCGCGGTGATCGACTTTGACAATTTAAGTCGTGCTTTGAGTGAGTATGGACACGGCCGGTTCAGCGCAGTCTGTCCTCCTTACTACTGTATGGGCTATCAAGCTGCAAAGATCGTGATTGCGAAAACACGAAACCGGCGTGAGCCGCGAGTGCGCGAGATTATTGATAGTGATTTTGTAATACGTGGGACTACTGACGCCAATCGGCAAGGAGAATACAGTGTCTTTCCTGAAGACTTGCCGGAGGAAGCCCCAGGAATCTATGAGCTAGCTCGGTTTTTCTTTTCTAGCGACGTCATTTCGGTGGAGGTCGCATTACAACTCGCGCGCGAGCTCCTTGCTACTACTCAAAAGAAGAAGCGTTTTCGCAGAGCATTTTTCGAAACTACATTCAAGGCGGTTAGCCTTGGGCTCAGTCCTTTTTTCGCTCACGCCCAGGCGATTCAAATGGAGAATGTAGCGCGCACCATTGGCCGAGACGTTGAATTGGTGGTGAGGATTAAAGAAGTGTTCGAAGCAGTGCGCCGTGCCCAAGTAGACTATGGATTTACAGCCGAACGCTATGCGACTTTCGAACGCCAGAAATTAACTGAAGC harbors:
- a CDS encoding DUF502 domain-containing protein, with the protein product MIRSLRNGFISGLVLVAPLGVTLFVLSFLVDRVGKTAANIFFGRVFDEQLQSGFWSFVLGCASIVIVALLITLVGWLSKLFFARFLLNIGEQFVVRLPFINTIYKSVKQIVNTFAQQQKAIFQETVLVEYPRKGMWAVGFMTGNTQGEVQEKTSKQMLNVFVPTTPNPTSGFLLMVPKEDVIKLDMAVGDGMKLIISGGAVVPPSPSKAISEQAPEPSAS
- a CDS encoding glycosyltransferase family 1 protein; this encodes MRIAIITETFPPEVNGVAMTLSRIARGLVAAGHEVLVIRPKQKHEKISDHHHEFREVCVAGLPIPGYDSLNFGLPSGSKIEHVWKAWQPDIAYIATEGPLGFSTIGAAERLQVPVVSGFHTNFNHYMANYNLPFLKDATGSYLRWFHNRTLATFAPSPDSINQLETMGLQNLRLLGRGVDTALFSPEKRNPELRTEWGASDSDIVALYVGRIAAEKNLPLTIEAMQHLRALRPGTQCVMVGDGPERANVMRRHPEFIYPGMQRGEGLAQHYASADLFIFPSVTETFGNVVTEAMASGLVPIAYDYAAPRQYIEDGSQGFIAAFNDDVDFIRACDRALAAQGTWDEIRNRGRQAMEHLTWSRIVEEFIENLREALSRFPTRDQAPPPVKEAAR
- a CDS encoding SurA N-terminal domain-containing protein — protein: MISWIQDRLAKNGNWIFSILLVVLLIPFVFTIGNTPGCAGTERRGESTTFFGHDFSQNAVAEKWTRDAQIATMLETGRPPMNEQMVQFSMMSRISSLALADEFNIPTPGAREVKAFIPTLRLFQTPDGNFDNQAYLQFLDSLDTNPSLTEKDVEWTIQNSFRISELEKVLGAQGFSLPSEALMSQQVKRIRYSVEVAEFNKATFDPKIEVTDETLQQYFDLNAPAYEVPEKVESAWVSFQVETLKEEVSVTPDEETLQAYLDENAGRYDDQAPVNEDGEPGEVTLDLVRDAVLADYTIEATTREATRLAEQRASDLAYDLYELNAPFGSEEVTDLLANRGLEAVDLPAVSATERAARLGQNMPEDLPAMLHTLDDSRGFTDAVRLTNGDFGIFFLKGRQEAFIPELADVRFRVDRDFRRAEKDRLFSEAGVRISDDINSSITEGASFKQAVLESELVLPLDATIEMFLDGRDLLYIAENTGFQTQVFEDFTSQQRPTDLAFPVLNALTNLSPGETSPMITSGDTGYFAYVIKKETPEIAKDDGALDTELAQIETMMASRLGQGFLNAMIRAQVPDEEQN
- a CDS encoding UDP-2,3-diacylglucosamine diphosphatase codes for the protein MATTLKFRTIFLSDIHLGTEECKIDEVNHFLKHSHSEKLVLNGDIIDGWSLSRKGGWTKGHTRCIRLILKKLEKKNLEVIYTRGNHDDILTRFLPLELDRLRIVESHIHHGVEGDYLVVHGDGFDAVTTNHKWLAVIGDIGYQSLLKINRLYNKYRAWRGKEYYSLSKAIKAKVKSAVNFVGKYEEQLQHLAQKHNCCGIICGHIHTPANKWIDNVHYLNSGDWVESLTALVEHLDGSFEVISFREFERRRQEKAERKKHSKIVNIHDELEPVSEDEEHEPVDVAETIIHVQQALKNP
- a CDS encoding acetolactate synthase, with protein sequence MGIITEREGWQEPIIQFSVYADNKVGRLNELIGALTHRELHILAFTVIDTTDSAIIRMVCDYHSEARDILKQKGFAFNEVEVFAVEVSQLSDVHKVTCALVQAEVNVHYIYPFIGRANGSSAFVLRMEDNDIATSILKTSGIKVLSRNDLTR
- a CDS encoding HDOD domain-containing protein, with the protein product MDTGSDFVYMPLLDRSKILKLAEELPPTPQILSKIQSCMQNPDSDLNDLVKLIRMDATLAAQVVRLSNSSFYGGSIPSENIMEAVQRLGFREVHRLVGLVAAKQFMGAAAPVYKLKAGELWEISIIRAVMLETFAKAVGVNHDTAYTIGLLHGIGKVVVNQCTLEAGLSFYDEVEDGQVSPELEQRILGMHFGDIGGVLMECWKFTQEVILPVRFQVSPFDAPDQRVMTCLLYLSTHLGDQWRAEGEADPFLVEDVEQIYEITALKENDIPSILETTAERIEKIKSEFNF